The genomic stretch AGGACTGTTCATAAATAAGTGGAACTAGCTTAGATACAGAAATATAAAGCAGACTAACTACAATAACATGTTAAGTATAATGATAGTATAAAAGTTTTTTTGAAGTGTCGGTATATAAAAGTTAAATCCGTATAAAATAGCAGAATCTTGTAAAGTTGTAGTAGACCTTGTTCATTAATTAGCGCTTTCTTTCTCAAATGACTTCTCCAGTAGTTCTTGATTTCGTTATCAGTTCTTCCTGGCAATTGTTTTGCAATCTTTGACCACCTGTAAATTTAATAAAAAAGATTAATATTAATAAACAAGTGATATGATCTTAGCCTGGAAACAGGAAAAGATTCTTTCGACGTTTGGATAGCGAAAAGACAATTAATTTGTGGTAAAGcatctttaaaaattcttctgaAGAAGGAAATAAGCTTACTTGTTTCCAAACTGTCTCCGAAGTTGGATTATCAGACGTTCTTCATCTGCAGTAATATGACCGTGCTTTAGATTGGGACGGAGGTAGTTCAACCATCGCAATCTGCAGCTTTTCCCACTCCTCCTCAGCCCTGCATTAAAGCATAATCTAAACACAGTAATTTGATGCTTTGTATCCGAGGCAGACTTAGAGCGGCTTCAACTAAACCAAATTGCTTTTCGCTCAAACTATATTATACATACAAAGTAAACTAAAAATGTATACATATATCACACTTATTCTGAACCGACTGCCTCTGATCTGACATGAGTTTCTACTTTGTTTCAGTACTATGAAGTTTAACATTTCTACATATCTAATTATACCTGAAGCTTTTGCTATATCATCCCAACGACATTCTCCTAAAATGGCTACAATCATAACCAGACTCTCATCTTCCTCTTCAAGCCATTGCCCTCTGCGCAGTTCGTCTTGTTGCATGGTTTGTTTAGAAGCCATTTATGGTTGCCACAACCTAAGAAAGTTACCCTCCTTATATAGGGATGCCGAGGTGGCAAATAATATTAtggataaaaagagaaaaagagaaaccAGAAGATCTTACCTGGAAAAGTAGGTGGAAAACATCAGATTATAATGGAATCTGTGGTCAGCTTAGATGCATTCATCTTCTCAATTAAGTCTTCCATTGGTCATCAATGGATATTTCAATTTTACATACCTAAAGGATGGAGTTGTATCTCCTTTGTTACATCACTAGTTTTGGTACAGTACACTAAGTTTGTGTGCTACACAAGTTCTTTTGCACTATTCTGTTTGCATAAAGATTTTGTCTCATTCATAACAATAATATAAACTATAAGAACTTTAATTAGGCATGTGCTTACATAGAAAAATCAAGATAAGCATGAGGTTTTGGTGCAGAGTAAAATCCAATAAATGCATCTCCTGTGGGGGAGACTAAATCTTATAATGCTTCACAGCTTTGTTTGAGTTGAAACACTAAGACAGTTGAATATTACCACTACTGTGAAAACTGCTCACTTTGTAAAACATGTAAAGATGGCCCCCAGCTTTCAAAAATGATGCAAAGGCTTAGATCACCTAAGTCTGAAATGTATTACTCTCCGCTTAAATTGCTTTTCagttcttttttccttttaacGGTAGTGTCAGGGCCAATTTACATGCACCTTGACCGTTCGATTGGACATCTGCTACCTCCAACCAGCACATGTTTCAGCTTTGTATCGAAGTACTAGAATTTGAATCTTATCTTCTATGATTTCCATCCACTTCATTGGCCGCTAGGCCACACCCACCAAGGATCAATTCTGTTTATATTTTCTCCTTGGTGTTACTAGTAATTGCCAAGGACAGAGCAGAATTCATCATTCAAAAGCAGTGCACAAATGTTGACAAACAATGGCAAGCAGTCCTGATGTCGATTTGGCAAAATAACATGCCACTATAGAGGGCAGCCCGATGCATAAAGCATCCTGCATTCACGCAGGGCCGAGGGAGGACTGCACCCCAACGAGTGTGATGTATACATCCTACCCTAATGTAAGCATTAGTGTCTgcttccacggcttgaacccatgacctataggtcacacgaaAACAACTTTATCTGCTCCAAGGTTCCCCTTCTTGCTCTACCACTATCATCACCCTTATTTGAAAGTCAAAACATGACAAAACTAGGCCATTGTACATAGTAGGCCTTCATTGTATATTCTTATTTTTTCATATAAGCAAGAAAAAGTCATTGTATATGCATCTGCAGTTGATTCATTATCCATGATGAAAGTCTGATAATTGGGAGATGCTACTGAATAGACTGAAAAATTGAGCCTGTAATAAGAAGATAGCATAGGATCCTGGAATTGCCACAAAAGTTCCAAATTATATACTTTAAGATGTAATTAACTTTTTCAAAAAGCCACAACTCCATGCAGCTTTCAAATGTCCAATATACTTCAAGTTTGGGGAAGTACAAAATGGGACCTCAAATAAGGAACATTAGATGTAGGATAAATCCAACAGATGATCTCAACAACCCGCTTCACTATTTTTTGACAAGCCTCAAGTAGTTGGTATACTAACTGGTGAAATTCCAGCCACTCTGATGGGAAGTACTAGCGATCGATGAAAGATTTGTTCATAAGATCAACTGCAGAATCCATGAACTGCAACCACGAAAAAATAGCAAACTGTCATAAAGGTAAAATGACACTTGTAATATATGTAACACAGTTCTCCAGCTAAAAAATGTGCATCTTTGTAATAAAAGGTCTATTTGCACATTCTTGATTATACTGTCGAATGCCTAATGAAACTTATACTAGCTAGGAAGAAGGGATGAGCAGCATCGTCTGATTGCTAATTAGCCAAATCCTCTAATGAATGCATTTATAATAATTACGTTTACCACGTTGATTATAGTTTTCATATGTCAAAGAAAATGAAACTATCAACTCCACCTTCTTCAGAGATCAACAAATTCTTTACCACCTTCTGTAAAGGTTGATCCTTCAGAAAAAGTTattaaagaaaggaaaataagtGTCACACACTTGGTAAGAAAATTTACTGGTTACCATCAGACAATTTTATATGACTACTAAAACAAACGTACATACACATGCACTCAGTCTATGTGTATGTCAGTATTATGTCAATGAGCACCAATTTCTATATCCAtattccacaaatttcataaactattACATTAAAGTTCAAAAAGTGCGATACTCTTGCAGGTTATATATATTATAAAGCTAAGTCAGTTCTGAGACAAAGTTGTGTCTCCTCGTGCAAGGTCATGCGAAGGAATATACATCTGTCTTAATGTCAATCAATCAATAATGGAACCAATTAACTGCTTTGCTTTCACAAGATCTAAACCAGTCACTAGATTCGTCTCAATAGCATTCTACTTTAGATACTTGGAATGCTAAACTAGACAAAGAAAAAATTTACCTTCCCAACTGACTTTAGTTCTCGCCCAACAGGTTCAATAAATTTCAAATCGACTTCAATGGGCCATACCTGCATGCATATAGAAGGAAAGGAGCGTGAAACACTGAGCGCTAGGACTTAAATGAAGAGGCAcaagagaaaaaccaaaagaTAATTAAGATAAAACATACTTAGCACATAGAGACAACCCTCATAAAGTATATAAATTTACTCAATTCAACAAGGACTTTTCATGTGAGCTCCCTGCCCCTGCTCCTACGACacataaaaagaaaaggaatctCATTTCCTTCTTTACATGTGCTTATATGCAACCTCATCATTCCCTTTCCCTAACAGTGCAAAGTGGTTTTGAGCCGTGCATCAGTTCGATCTTAATTATACCTCATAAATACGGCTGCTAGAACTTTCAAATGCTAATTGCTCCAAAGATTTCAGCATGACCAACTTAAATCCCCACAGCAGagtagttttataatttaaaagatGCAACCATCAGACTGCAACATAGTAATGCTTGATCTCGGAGAacctaaattaaactaaaatgaaAAGCATTTGACCTGCTGAATGAGTTTAATAACGTCACCACCAAAAGCAGATTTTTTTTggccttctttttcttctcctgaCACTTAAAGATGAAATTGAAGAGACCCCTATGAATGGttaaattctaattattttgcCTACAAGCTAGCGATAACAACAACTAGATTACAGTCGCAAGCTTATATTAAACAAATCACCAGTCCTTTCAAAGGACAACCAACAATTAAGCAGTGCAGCATCAGACTGAACTAATGGCAAAGCAGTCCTATTAATGGCcaaaacaagaaataaaaacaaCCAACAACATCCATAAAATTAGAAGGAAAAGTCAAGACAGAATTGACCATCTTTAGCCTATTAACTCTATCACATTCTCCAACAAACTCATAGTTCCAGAAGAGAAGTAAACCACTATAGGCTCTAATGGTAAGAAAAATATAATCTTTGAGAATTTGTCATTGCCATCAACAACGCAATATAAGTAAGGAAAAGGAACAAGTTAAATTGTGGAAACAAATAGAAGCACCTTAAAACCCAGAAGTTTGATAGGTGGATTCTGTCCAGGAACAATGCAATCAGGCCCTGCGGCTTCTACTATTGCCTCCGTCCCCAATCCGCTTCCAATAGGATCCGGGTGCTGCAATTCCCATCCGAACAAACCAGAAAGATTACGTTTTCTGAAGTAAATCTCCTAGCCTCTCaccatccccccccccccaaacaaccaacccaaaaaaaaaaatacacacacacagagaTTAAAAAGGCGAAAAAATGAGGAAAATACCACTTCAGCAACTCAAAAATATGCACTGCCATATACAAATCAGAGAAACGTGAAAGTCGCAAAATGAGAGAAACTTAGGCGCCTAGTATCTGCACCAAACAAATAAATTCAACTCTAATACTGTTCTGTTCCAGTTTAGTGACACTATTTCCTTTTTAATCCATTCAAAAAGGACTCAtgtctaaatttggaaacaattaaacttaaatttcttattttaACCTCAATGCACTTAAAAgcttttatagtcacacaaatattATGTAATAACTAGGACCACAAGTTCCAAAGCTCATATAGCCACATAAATGTGATGGGCATTTTTAAAACCTACAATTCTAAAAAAAGTTTCCTTTATTTCTTACACTTTGCGCCTaatcacataaattgaaacgaagaAAATATTAATCAATATGCATTTCCACTTTAACTTTTCCATTGAAGAGCCAATAAAAcagaaacaaataaatatatGGCAGTGGTGAGCAAGAGAAAGAGTGGTAAAAAGAAACGAACCTTCATAATGGAGAGAGCATAATCAGAATAAGGGTTTTGAGGAAGACAAAGAATAGGGGAATGATGAATCTTTGGGATTGGTCTTGCACCAGAACCAGCTGCTCTCCACGGCACATCTTTCTGCAAAGCAGCAGCTCCTCCACCACCCATTGAACGATTATGGGTTTGCCTGCCAAGTTCTTAAATTTTTACTGAATTCTTTTTCTATTTTGCAGTATTATTAGTATAAATAAATGTAGTCAATTGAGAATGGCagtgaagaaaaaagaaaaatgatgtgTGAATGAAGATGAACATAGCAAAGGATTAGCTATAACAAGTGGCGCTGACTGGGTTTCATGGGAGGGCATCTGTTTTTGTCATATTAAGATTTTTTTGAGGTTAAAAAAAGTGGTTTGAAAAATAGAACTCCTCGAGTTATATTAATGGAAAAAACATATAAATGTAAGAAAATTGACTATGATAAATCAAATCGTTTCGATAGAGCCAGAATGATTTTAGATAATTTATATAGTTACCCGAAGTAAGAATTCGAATACTGTTTATTGTTTCATTAGTGGTTTGGCAAATAAAAAAATAGACAATTTAAATCCAAGATTAATAGAAGCCATATAAAATATGTACAAGCCATATCGCATGTCTTAAAACGTGTGAATGTTTTGGATGTTTGGCGAATTAGAGAAAGAAAAACACACTACGCTATGAAATTAGGATTGCTAGTTTAGAGTTGCTACAAGGACAGTCAATTCAACGAGGAGTTCTCCGCCATTGACCAAATTACAGATAATACACTATCACATGTAGGTTTCCAAACGTGATAACTGTTTGAACAAAAATATTAAATAGGTAGCATTGCCTAACGACTAGCTATGTGCAACTGGTGTAAACATCAGAAATTGTTGCCTTCAAAGTTCACTGAAGAAAAAAAATGTCTCTAAAGGGGGAAAAATTACAGAACAAGTTACACGAGATAATACTTTAAACAAACCATTCTTGAGCTGCAGCACGAGACACGCAATTGTCGAATACATATATGAATTACATGCTGCTGCATTCCCACTCAATCTTCAATGATTCGGCACACTGAAAACCAACGAACAAACACTAAGAGAAAATTAGAATACAATTACAACAATGATCATGGTTGTGGGCCACGTATCCAGTTTTGGATATGGGGTCTAATTCCACCTTAATGGATCAGGAATAGCGACGAATGTGCCCTTTAACATCCTTGTATTGCAGCAGCTGCTAATTTCTGCCATCTTAATTCTCGTTGCTCTTCCTGTTCAGTGGCTCGAGCTGCTTTCTCAGAATACTGTCTTTGGCATTCATCGAACAAATCGGCATCCATTTCCATGAACATTTTGCGAACATTTACAGTCAGCCCATGGATAGCTTGATTCCAGTGATTGTCTATGTTCTTTTGTAGAGCATAAAAAATGATTGGCAATACAACGTTGCGGTTCTGGGCAATCAACCCCACAACATGCTCATTGTTCCATAAAAATAGGGCTCGTTCTGCAACCTGAAATATAAAATTGCTTCAGAAATACCACAACGATGTTCTAAATTGCCATTTCATAATCCTAAGAATTATTCTCACAAGATTTCAATATAAAGCTAGTATAAAGTCTAACTTACTACTGGAACATTTCTTAATAAGAGAGCTGCTGCAATTATACAAAGATGAAAAGGACAAAATACTGGAAAAAACAGCGAGCTTCATAAAATGCTAAAAGGTTGGAATTCAAAGAAAGTTGtagatattttttttataaacctCAATCTTCGTGCTCTCCATCATGGTATTTCCATGTTGCTAGAACTTTTAGATTAAGCAGCCAAGTTTTTTCCTTTTAAAGAAAGGGAGGATGAGAAGGTCGGAAATTTAGATGTATATTGCTAGTTGTAGCTGGAACAGGAGAGTATTGGGTCCACATGTTTCAGAAATATTtataaagagaaagaagaaagttTTCGGAAATGATAAGGACTTTTAGATGCTGGCGTTTGTCTGATTTTTGCTGAATACATTTCGACTAGTAAGTATGAAACAACCCAAAAATCAGCCACGTCAACACCTCCTCGGTTGCCGAATTAACGTCATGTCAATGCCAAGTCATTGTTATATCAACGCCTAGTCAACGCCATGACAGTACACCATCCAAGTGTATTTTGTAATGCACAATCAAGCAAGGAAAAGATAATACAATtagtttctctattttcttcatcTTCCCCTCAAATTTTTAAAACTACCCAAGAATCCCCTAAAGCTATTAGACATCGATTTAGCTACGCCCCTCCCTCAAGGTGCAGGTACTTCCTCCTATGAGCACTCTATTACTTTCTTGACAACATCCTATGGttcaatacaacaacaacaacccagtaataatcccactagtggggtctggggagggtagagtgtacgcagaccttacccctacccatgagggtagagaggttgtttccgggagaccctcggctcaaaaacgAAAGATCCCTTGTCTGCATCAAGCAACAAATTTCTTCACCATAAAAAATCCCTTGTCTCCCATTAAACAAAACTTTTATAAGAAAATACTCTAGTAAAGGTATGCTTCTCCTTGACGTCCTCCTTTTCTTAGCTAGAGCTTTAAAGTTTGAGGTTGGTCATTTAGAATCAAGTAGTTACATTAAATTTTGCAGGTTCACACTCTCTCATGCCTAAAAACTATTCTTTTGAATTAAATTTTTTCACCTCCACTATTTTTGTACACTATCTTGATGACACAGCTGCACAGCACAAAGTGAAGAGTCTAGTAACATATATTTCTAAAGCAAGCAACAGAACAGAAAACCTAGTGAAGCTCATATCACGTATCAAGGATAGATGAAGGTTATGCACCAAGAAACAAGAAACTGTGAAAAGCTTGTGGATTTCTTCTTGTTCGGTAGACGAGTCCTTATAAAAAAAACAAGTTCTTAATAGCCAAGAGGTGATCGCAGTCCTGAAGCTCTGCCAACAGAAATGAGTAGTTCcagcttttaatttgttttcagttTCCCCTCAACTAGGACTCATACATTGACCAAGAACAAAATTGAGATAACCACAATTTGATTTCGCTAAAAGGAAGTAGGTCCAGACATAAACTAAAGCAATGTTTTTTTAAAAAGCTTATTAGCATCAAAGCACCACATTAAATTTCTGATAGTAAGCAATCGATCGAGTGTGAGCAATGTATTCAGGAAGTTCCTCTTGGGAGTGCACAAGTTATATTAACAGCCAAAAAAGGGAAGTAAAGTAGTTGATCTGAAATAGCTAGAGATAATATTACAAGAAAGAACATTACAAGTTTGGTTCTAAGGCCAAGATGATCGGTTAGGTGATGATAGAGAAGGTAGCCTCTGTCTTGACAAATAAATTAGACAGGCCAAAAAAAGTTAATCTGACCACTAATGACATTCAAGTGCGAGAACACAATGATTCGCGTATAGCTATCTTAAATACTGATTTTGTTTCAAAGCATTTGTGACACTCTCCTTAGAGTGTCTCATAATTTCAAAGAGAGTGAAATTTTTCTGACAGTACATCCATTAGTAATTGTTTCATGTGTACCGATCAGCATTGACGCCAAGGATATGAGAATACTCAATCCATAGAAGAAGCAATAATAATGGCTGATAAGACTAAGCATTTTGTCCGCATTTCTAATGTTTATGTGGCAGGTCTAAATTGGATAGTATTATGAAGGAtagaaatgcttaaaaaaaattgtAGCAAAGGGATCTATAAGAAGCCAAACACAATTTCCACGTGAAGTTAGCTTCATAGACTTGCAAAAGAAAAAAGTGGACAGCAATTCCACATTCAAATAGTCATGACAAAATTAGTACTTATCAAAAGAAGAAAGATATTATGATAAAAAGGGACTGGAGAAAGATAGTGAAGTGcaactattaacaaataaataggaTAAGAATCTACATCAACTTGATAGGTCAATTGCCCTTTAGTTGAATGAAAAAATGAGGATAAAAagctactccctccgttccaatttatgtgaacctgtttgactgggcacggagtttaagaaaaaaatgaagacttttggaatttgtggtcctaaacaaatccaaatggggcccagagtatttgcgtggttataaaagcttctcattaagggtagagttgtaactttaagctaaattgttaccaaatttagaaagggttcattctttttggaacggaccaaaaaggaaataggttcacataaactggaacagagggagtagcaATTATGAGAAATATAGCGAGCAGCAAGCtaataaaaacaagaaaaaaaaattcatctTTTCACATGAAAGATAAGGGATCTTCCAAAGAAGTCCAAAAACACATCCTCAAACacaaaaattattcaattatccTCTCTAAGGCCAGCATAAAGTGCCGTAAGAGAAACACCCAATACATAGATTAATTAACTGCATATGACAAACCAGAAGGAACTTACACTTTTGTGCCCAGAATTTGGCAAACTAACTTCAAAAGTTAGTTACTTCGGCTTAAACTAAATAAATACAACACATTGGCGCATTGGAGAAATGCCAAACTTTCTCAAGTAACCACAGGCATAAAATAAATCTtagctttttttatttttaaatttattagCATCAAACCACCTCCTTAACTTTTTGCCAGTAAGCTATAGATCAAGATCAAGTATAAGCAGTGTAGTGCGGAAGTTCCTCTACTGGGGAGTGCAATAGTCACATTAACAACCCAAATAAGAAAGTAAGATAGTTGATCTGAAAAAGCTACAGACATTATTACAGGAAGGAACAATACAAGTTTGGCTATAAAGCCAAGATAATCAGCTAGGTGATGGGACCTCTAGAAGAAGGTAGTCTCTGGCTTGACAATAAAGAAGACGATGGGCCCAGAGACGTTAAATGTACTACTAATGCCATTACGAGCACACAATGATTCGTGTGTAGCTATCTTAGATACTGAATTTTGATAAAGCATTTGTGACACACTCCTTAAAATGGTCTCATAACTCTAGACGGATGTAAATTTTGCTTCTATTACATCCATTAGTGATTCTTTCATATGCACTGGACAGCATTGACGCTAGCTATCTTAGTTACTGAATTTTGATAAAGCATTTGTGACATACTCCTTAAAATGGTCTCATAGAGACTTAAATTTTGCTTCTAGTACATCCATTAGTGATTATTTCAGAAGTTATGACAAAAGTAGTACTTATAAAAAAGATATTTATGATAAAATCAGGCTGGACAGGGATAGTAAAGTGCAACtgttaacaaataaatttgataAGAGAGTTTGCGAAGAGGTAAAAAGCACATCCTCAACTCCAAG from Nicotiana sylvestris chromosome 12, ASM39365v2, whole genome shotgun sequence encodes the following:
- the LOC104249639 gene encoding uncharacterized protein, which gives rise to MGGGGAAALQKDVPWRAAGSGARPIPKIHHSPILCLPQNPYSDYALSIMKHPDPIGSGLGTEAIVEAAGPDCIVPGQNPPIKLLGFKVWPIEVDLKFIEPVGRELKSVGKFMDSAVDLMNKSFIDR
- the LOC104249638 gene encoding transcription factor MYB27, with the translated sequence MASKQTMQQDELRRGQWLEEEDESLVMIVAILGECRWDDIAKASGLRRSGKSCRLRWLNYLRPNLKHGHITADEERLIIQLRRQFGNKWSKIAKQLPGRTDNEIKNYWRSHLRKKALINEQESFGSNTSNSEQQSSTLKSDTVPSSHSDDSFSEKGDCSSADSLSHSSNETTLLDWIPSWSYEQSRMEHHMYFCSSSLCYCYPP